A genome region from Lactobacillus sp. ESL0791 includes the following:
- a CDS encoding YigZ family protein encodes MAEQENYLTIKESGSHELIIKKSRFIASCARTQTVVEANAFIQEITKKYHDATHNTYAYVVGPNNEQVKASDNGEPSGTAGVPELKALELMNLRNVTVVVTRYFGGIKLGAGGLIRAYSNSVTQAAEHIGVVKRVLQQEIIFHLAYNRFDEVNHFLTQQKIYIKKVDYGTDVALHIFLDYDEQNATKKALTDLLAGQVNFSNGEKRYNELPVKEHNYHDK; translated from the coding sequence TTGGCAGAACAAGAAAATTATTTAACCATTAAAGAAAGCGGCAGCCATGAACTCATTATCAAAAAGAGCAGATTCATCGCCAGCTGTGCAAGAACCCAGACTGTGGTCGAGGCCAATGCCTTTATTCAAGAAATAACCAAAAAATATCATGATGCAACTCATAATACCTACGCTTACGTTGTTGGCCCTAACAATGAACAAGTTAAAGCCAGTGACAACGGTGAACCCTCTGGAACCGCTGGTGTTCCCGAATTAAAAGCACTGGAATTAATGAACCTGCGCAATGTTACCGTCGTGGTGACCCGTTATTTTGGCGGGATCAAACTCGGTGCCGGTGGTCTCATCAGGGCTTATTCCAACAGCGTCACCCAGGCAGCCGAGCACATTGGCGTCGTCAAGCGAGTGCTGCAGCAGGAAATAATTTTTCACCTTGCTTATAATCGTTTTGATGAGGTAAATCATTTTTTAACGCAGCAAAAAATCTATATAAAAAAGGTCGACTACGGCACCGATGTCGCTCTGCATATCTTTCTTGATTATGATGAGCAAAACGCTACTAAAAAAGCACTTACCGACCTGCTTGCAGGTCAGGTCAACTTTAGTAACGGTGAAAAGCGCTATAATGAGCTGCCCGTGAAAGAACACAATTATCACGACAAGTAA
- a CDS encoding RodZ family helix-turn-helix domain-containing protein produces the protein MADIGDKLRSAREAKGLSLADIEKATKIQSRYLSAIEQDDFDKLPGDFYVRAFIRQYAQIVGLDGKELLSEYREDVPKAEPDEYVEESIDNKSKEVQKKASPKRRLWKNYLPRIVIGLAVIVVVLVGYALYAHSMANQQSHKPENNDVTVASQNKTPKKKEKKEKKKVIKKNPVKIHRLASNQFRVTGLKNNRRLVVRAGQQAVTVTVAVNGITRWSQTLAAAQKHTMDLPADAQNFVVTFSNALGTAITVGGRKVPYDNLNSSLSLTFLLGNAQHQQATQNNHTNTQTNQNNTNTTNSNTGTTNSQNKQNNSSSQTQHSNNSQHSQSTQNNSQHNQNNSHSDNSSNSSTDNNNGQSGQDSHDDGKSDNDSNGQ, from the coding sequence ATGGCAGATATCGGAGATAAATTACGCAGTGCTCGAGAGGCAAAGGGACTCTCGCTTGCGGACATTGAAAAGGCAACAAAAATTCAAAGCAGATACCTAAGTGCGATTGAACAGGACGATTTTGATAAGCTTCCCGGCGACTTTTATGTACGTGCATTTATCAGGCAGTACGCCCAGATCGTGGGTCTTGATGGCAAAGAGCTGCTCAGTGAATATCGTGAGGATGTCCCTAAAGCAGAACCAGACGAGTATGTCGAAGAGTCAATCGACAATAAGAGTAAAGAGGTGCAGAAGAAGGCCAGTCCTAAGCGCCGCTTGTGGAAAAATTATCTTCCGCGGATTGTTATTGGACTGGCGGTGATTGTCGTTGTCCTAGTTGGTTATGCTTTGTATGCTCATAGCATGGCTAACCAGCAAAGTCATAAGCCTGAAAATAATGATGTGACAGTTGCTTCACAGAATAAGACTCCGAAAAAGAAGGAAAAAAAGGAAAAAAAGAAGGTTATCAAGAAAAATCCGGTTAAGATTCACCGCTTGGCCAGCAATCAGTTTCGGGTAACCGGTTTGAAGAATAACCGGCGCTTAGTTGTTCGTGCGGGTCAGCAGGCAGTAACGGTAACAGTTGCAGTCAATGGGATTACACGCTGGAGTCAAACACTAGCTGCGGCTCAAAAGCACACAATGGATCTTCCGGCCGACGCCCAAAATTTTGTTGTTACCTTTAGTAACGCTTTAGGCACTGCAATTACAGTTGGCGGCCGCAAAGTGCCGTACGATAATCTTAATAGCTCTTTGTCTCTAACATTTTTACTCGGAAATGCGCAGCATCAACAAGCGACACAAAATAATCACACTAACACCCAGACCAACCAAAATAATACAAATACGACAAATAGCAATACTGGAACTACTAATTCGCAAAACAAACAGAATAATAGCAGTAGTCAAACGCAGCACAGCAATAATTCGCAGCATAGCCAGTCAACGCAGAATAATAGTCAGCACAACCAAAACAATTCACATTCCGACAATTCTAGCAATTCTTCCACTGATAACAATAACGGTCAAAGTGGGCAAGACAGTCACGATGATGGAAAAAGTGATAATGACAGCAATGGGCAATAG
- the recA gene encoding recombinase RecA, whose translation MVKEEKDEKKEALAKALKKIEKNFGKGAVMRMGDKADTKISTVPTGSLALDAALGVGGYPRGRIIEIYGPESSGKTTVALHAVAEVQKRGGTAAYIDAENAMDPAYAEALGVDVDALILSQPNTGEEGLQIADTLIASGAIDILVVDSVAALVPQAEIDGEMGDAHVGLQARLMSQALRKLSGNISKTKTIAIFINQIREKVGVMFGNPETTPGGRALKFYATIRLEIRRAEKIKQGTDFIGNRVKIKVVKNKVAPPFKVAEVDMMYGKGISQSGELLDMAVDKDIVAKAGSWYSYDGERIGQGRENAKQYIEEHQDIYQDIQEKVRSSFGIDEKSVADREDPEKVKEKNEGEPASDKKEADSKSKKD comes from the coding sequence TTGGTCAAAGAAGAAAAAGACGAAAAAAAAGAGGCTTTAGCGAAAGCACTTAAAAAAATAGAAAAGAATTTTGGCAAAGGTGCGGTTATGCGCATGGGCGATAAGGCCGATACCAAAATTTCGACGGTGCCAACAGGCTCACTTGCACTTGATGCAGCGCTTGGTGTTGGCGGATATCCGCGCGGGCGTATCATTGAAATTTATGGTCCAGAGTCTTCTGGTAAAACAACGGTTGCTTTGCACGCGGTTGCAGAAGTACAGAAGCGGGGCGGCACAGCAGCCTACATTGATGCAGAAAATGCCATGGATCCGGCTTATGCCGAGGCTTTAGGTGTTGATGTAGATGCATTGATTTTGTCGCAGCCGAATACTGGTGAGGAGGGCCTGCAGATTGCTGACACGCTGATTGCCAGCGGTGCAATTGATATCTTGGTTGTCGACTCTGTTGCCGCTCTGGTTCCCCAAGCGGAAATTGACGGTGAAATGGGTGACGCACACGTTGGTCTGCAGGCGCGATTGATGAGCCAGGCTTTGCGTAAACTGTCGGGAAATATATCTAAAACTAAGACAATTGCCATTTTTATCAACCAAATCCGGGAAAAAGTTGGCGTAATGTTTGGCAATCCGGAAACGACCCCGGGCGGACGTGCATTAAAATTTTATGCAACAATCCGTTTAGAAATTAGGCGTGCCGAAAAGATTAAACAGGGGACCGATTTTATCGGTAACCGGGTCAAGATCAAAGTTGTAAAAAACAAGGTGGCACCGCCGTTTAAGGTAGCCGAGGTCGACATGATGTATGGCAAGGGCATCTCTCAAAGTGGGGAGTTGCTTGATATGGCTGTCGATAAGGATATTGTTGCCAAGGCCGGGTCGTGGTATTCTTATGATGGCGAACGCATCGGTCAGGGACGTGAAAATGCCAAGCAGTACATTGAGGAACACCAAGATATTTATCAGGATATTCAGGAAAAAGTGCGGTCATCGTTTGGGATTGATGAAAAGTCAGTTGCTGATCGCGAAGATCCAGAAAAAGTTAAAGAAAAAAATGAAGGTGAACCAGCTTCTGATAAAAAAGAAGCTGACAGCAAAAGTAAAAAAGATTGA
- the ymfI gene encoding elongation factor P 5-aminopentanone reductase, which yields MKRAIVFGATGGIGRAICSDLAADGWSLYLHCNQKWDEAVKMGRELMCSYPQQDFIPVKLDFAVSDTDLLAFTKNLLTINAAVFAQGITDYNFIADQKMAVIEQIIQTNLLVPIKLTHLLESVLVKNDFSRIVYLGSVYGGEGSALEAVYSASKAGLTRFSQAYAREVASTNLTVNVVAPGAVKTPMNEIFSSETMQEVKEEIPAGRLAETTDISFWVKTILSPSSGYLTGQTIYVSGGWLL from the coding sequence ATGAAAAGAGCAATCGTTTTTGGTGCAACTGGCGGGATCGGCAGGGCAATTTGTTCTGACCTAGCAGCAGATGGCTGGTCGCTTTACCTTCATTGCAATCAAAAGTGGGATGAAGCAGTAAAAATGGGTCGCGAGTTGATGTGCAGCTACCCTCAGCAGGATTTTATCCCGGTTAAACTGGATTTTGCAGTTAGCGATACGGACTTACTGGCTTTTACTAAAAATTTATTAACTATCAATGCAGCTGTTTTTGCTCAGGGAATTACGGATTATAATTTTATTGCCGACCAAAAGATGGCAGTGATTGAACAGATTATTCAGACTAATCTGCTTGTTCCAATTAAGCTGACGCATTTGCTGGAATCGGTCTTGGTTAAAAATGATTTTAGCCGCATTGTTTATCTGGGATCCGTGTATGGCGGTGAAGGCAGTGCCCTTGAGGCAGTTTACAGTGCCAGCAAAGCTGGCTTAACGAGGTTTAGCCAGGCATATGCGCGTGAGGTAGCGTCAACCAATCTGACGGTAAATGTTGTTGCGCCGGGGGCAGTCAAGACACCGATGAACGAGATCTTTTCCAGTGAAACAATGCAAGAAGTAAAAGAAGAAATTCCTGCGGGTCGCTTAGCTGAGACAACAGATATTTCTTTTTGGGTCAAGACCATTCTTTCCCCAAGCAGCGGTTATCTTACAGGACAAACAATTTATGTTAGCGGCGGCTGGCTTTTATAG
- a CDS encoding helix-turn-helix transcriptional regulator encodes MNKDSGEELNKSLLSLGYPFNSILKNTDLSKADDFSFVWNKVANSFALFDKYANDTQLLTCSDASKIYKFVPSFLAALSSKNGLQAVTRLANYEQLVGPIVIGTFEEGIDLRIHISYLDNYRKNSRFSLLVDQLSLVSLLRTGTNLNIIPKAIGSKFDYGSQIIKYLQIKPRKSADNYLVFEKKDLLKGFVTTNEIIWNVMQPGLQKYIEKASVKPPFSVAVQNNLFHLIVSGRFQLTDLADSMKMSPRTIQRWLKKEGTNFKEQLNFVKKVLALNLLQDPDLSTAEISFLVGFNCVSSFYKSFKKWTGKTVLNYRHQIILNKNMKKAVSE; translated from the coding sequence GTGAATAAGGATTCTGGGGAAGAATTGAATAAATCTCTGCTTAGCCTAGGCTACCCTTTTAATTCTATTTTGAAAAATACAGATTTGTCTAAGGCTGACGATTTTAGTTTTGTTTGGAATAAGGTTGCTAATTCTTTTGCGTTATTTGATAAGTATGCTAATGATACACAACTGTTGACTTGTAGCGATGCCAGCAAGATCTATAAATTTGTTCCATCTTTTTTGGCGGCGTTATCAAGTAAAAATGGTTTACAAGCTGTGACGCGCCTAGCAAACTATGAACAATTAGTTGGTCCAATTGTGATTGGCACTTTTGAGGAAGGGATAGATTTAAGAATTCACATTAGCTATCTTGATAATTATCGCAAAAATTCGCGTTTTAGCTTACTTGTTGATCAACTTTCGCTAGTTAGTTTGCTTAGGACCGGAACCAATTTAAATATTATTCCTAAGGCAATTGGGAGTAAATTTGATTATGGTTCGCAAATCATTAAATATTTGCAGATTAAACCGCGGAAAAGTGCAGATAATTATCTTGTTTTTGAGAAAAAAGATTTATTAAAAGGATTTGTTACAACTAATGAGATTATTTGGAATGTTATGCAGCCAGGTTTACAAAAATATATTGAAAAGGCGAGCGTTAAACCTCCGTTTTCAGTTGCAGTTCAAAATAACTTGTTTCATTTGATTGTAAGTGGCAGATTTCAGTTGACAGATCTAGCTGACTCAATGAAAATGTCACCACGAACGATTCAAAGATGGCTAAAAAAAGAAGGAACTAATTTTAAGGAGCAATTAAATTTTGTAAAAAAGGTTTTGGCATTAAATTTGTTGCAGGATCCTGATTTAAGCACTGCAGAAATAAGTTTTTTGGTTGGGTTTAATTGTGTTAGTTCATTTTATAAATCATTTAAAAAATGGACTGGAAAAACTGTTTTAAACTATAGACACCAAATTATTTTAAATAAAAATATGAAAAAAGCAGTTTCCGAATAA
- a CDS encoding glycosyltransferase family 4 protein: MFKIIVELFFLVIIQVAITPFIRRLAFVLGAVDDPNARRVNKSPMPTLGGLGIFVTFNIGVFVLLREQFPTHEAFSILLASSVIVLTGIIDDIMELKPKQKMFGIFVAALIIYFLAGIRMNVLNLPFVKHPIDLGWWSLPITIFWILALTNAVNLIDGLDGLADGVAMISLTTMGIVGYFFLHTKQLYIPIACFMLAACLLGFLPYNFHPAKIFLGDTGALYIGFMIAVLSLKGLKNVTFISLLIPIIILGVPITDTIYAMIRRKLNNRPVSQADKHHLHHQLMRMGLTHRQTVLTIYALSLIFSFISLLFLLSPVWGTWLLAIGLLFALEFFVESIGLLGEKYKPLLHLAQKIISARSAKDPTVEVWHLGEEKPNQLKKKDNK; encoded by the coding sequence ATGTTTAAAATTATCGTTGAATTATTCTTTCTGGTTATTATTCAAGTGGCAATTACCCCTTTTATCCGCCGCCTTGCCTTTGTTTTGGGAGCAGTTGACGATCCCAATGCTCGCCGGGTTAACAAAAGTCCGATGCCAACGCTAGGCGGATTAGGCATTTTTGTGACGTTTAACATTGGCGTCTTTGTTCTCTTGCGGGAGCAATTTCCCACCCACGAAGCTTTTTCAATTTTGCTGGCATCCAGTGTGATTGTGCTTACGGGAATAATTGATGATATTATGGAGCTTAAGCCCAAGCAAAAAATGTTTGGCATCTTTGTTGCTGCCCTGATTATTTACTTTTTGGCCGGGATCAGGATGAATGTACTTAATTTGCCGTTTGTGAAGCACCCAATTGATTTGGGCTGGTGGAGCCTGCCGATTACCATTTTTTGGATTTTGGCTCTGACCAACGCCGTTAATTTGATTGATGGCCTGGATGGCTTGGCCGACGGTGTGGCCATGATTTCACTCACAACAATGGGAATTGTTGGCTACTTTTTTCTCCATACCAAGCAGCTATATATCCCAATTGCCTGTTTCATGCTGGCGGCCTGTCTGCTGGGCTTTTTACCCTATAATTTTCATCCCGCAAAAATCTTTTTGGGTGATACAGGTGCTCTCTATATCGGTTTCATGATCGCAGTTCTTTCGTTAAAAGGTCTGAAAAATGTAACTTTTATTTCGCTGCTGATTCCGATTATTATTTTGGGTGTACCAATTACCGATACAATTTACGCGATGATCCGCCGGAAACTAAATAACCGTCCCGTCTCACAAGCGGATAAGCATCACTTGCACCACCAATTGATGCGGATGGGGCTAACCCACCGGCAAACTGTGCTGACTATTTATGCGCTATCGCTAATTTTTTCCTTTATCTCGCTTTTGTTCCTGCTTTCGCCGGTATGGGGAACATGGTTATTAGCAATTGGATTGCTGTTTGCCCTCGAATTCTTTGTTGAATCGATTGGCTTGTTGGGTGAAAAATATAAGCCGCTCCTGCATTTGGCGCAAAAAATAATCAGCGCCCGCAGCGCCAAGGATCCAACAGTTGAAGTGTGGCATTTGGGTGAAGAAAAGCCGAACCAATTAAAGAAAAAAGACAATAAGTAA
- the rny gene encoding ribonuclease Y: MINEVLIPVATAIILILLSFCLGYGTRKNIWEKQVHNAKNNADQILTDARVHVAAAKAEVKAQKQAAAALKQSAQNTKKEKILEAQEKIQDYRQKVEDELSVKRDNISRDNNRLQQREDNLDHKNSLLDERENELSQKEKQLKQQQADLTKKATVADELVKERQQKLYEVANLNQEQAKKLVLSQLSDELVNERAEMIKSSNEEVKAKADHYAHKVIIDAIQSSSADTVAESTVSVVDLPNEEMKGRIIGREGRNIRSFEALTGVDLIIDDTPKVVTLSGFDAIRREIAKRAMERLIKDGRIHPARIEEMVDKARKEVNDDIYEAGESALMELGIHKMNPELVKILGRLKYRTSYGQNVLAHSIEVAKLAGTMAAELGLNEKLAVRAGLLHDIGKAVDHDIEGSHVEIGVELTRKYHESDVIVNAIAAHHGDVPKLSFIAELVVAADTISSARPGARSESLENYIRRLTELEQIAKRYKGVKQAYAIQAGREVRVMVEPDEISDNRITVLARDIRNQVEKELDYPGNIKITVIREKRVVTIAK, translated from the coding sequence ATGATAAATGAAGTTTTGATTCCCGTCGCAACTGCTATTATTTTAATTTTACTAAGTTTTTGCTTGGGTTATGGCACCCGAAAAAACATCTGGGAAAAGCAAGTGCATAATGCAAAAAATAATGCTGACCAGATTTTAACTGATGCTAGAGTACACGTAGCTGCCGCCAAAGCCGAAGTCAAGGCACAAAAGCAAGCGGCCGCAGCTCTAAAGCAAAGCGCACAAAATACTAAGAAAGAAAAAATTCTCGAAGCTCAAGAAAAAATTCAGGATTACCGGCAAAAAGTTGAGGATGAGCTGAGTGTTAAACGCGATAATATTTCTCGTGACAACAATCGTCTTCAGCAGCGTGAGGATAATCTTGACCATAAAAATTCATTATTGGATGAACGTGAGAATGAACTTTCGCAAAAAGAAAAACAATTGAAACAGCAGCAGGCTGATTTAACGAAAAAAGCAACCGTTGCTGACGAATTGGTTAAGGAAAGACAGCAGAAGCTTTATGAAGTTGCTAATTTAAATCAAGAACAGGCAAAGAAGCTGGTTTTAAGTCAATTATCTGACGAATTGGTTAATGAGCGTGCGGAAATGATTAAAAGCAGCAATGAAGAGGTCAAAGCCAAGGCTGATCATTACGCTCATAAAGTAATAATTGATGCTATTCAGAGCAGTTCTGCAGATACGGTGGCTGAGTCCACGGTATCGGTAGTTGATCTGCCAAACGAAGAAATGAAGGGGCGGATTATTGGCCGTGAAGGACGCAATATTCGTTCATTTGAAGCTTTGACTGGGGTTGATTTGATTATTGATGATACTCCCAAAGTGGTTACATTAAGCGGCTTTGATGCAATTAGACGTGAAATCGCCAAACGGGCAATGGAGCGCTTGATTAAGGATGGCCGGATACACCCGGCCCGCATTGAAGAAATGGTCGATAAGGCCAGAAAAGAAGTTAATGATGACATTTATGAGGCTGGTGAGAGTGCCTTAATGGAATTGGGAATTCATAAGATGAATCCTGAGCTAGTTAAGATACTCGGCCGGCTCAAGTATCGGACTTCTTATGGGCAAAATGTTTTAGCACATTCAATTGAAGTGGCCAAACTGGCAGGTACAATGGCTGCTGAGCTTGGCTTAAATGAAAAATTAGCAGTTCGCGCGGGATTATTACACGATATTGGTAAAGCAGTTGATCATGATATTGAAGGCTCACACGTTGAAATCGGTGTGGAATTAACACGAAAATATCATGAATCAGATGTAATTGTAAATGCAATTGCAGCGCATCATGGCGATGTGCCGAAATTATCGTTTATTGCTGAACTTGTTGTTGCAGCAGATACGATTTCCTCGGCACGTCCGGGTGCAAGAAGTGAAAGCCTAGAAAATTATATTAGGCGGTTAACTGAATTGGAACAGATTGCCAAGCGCTATAAGGGCGTTAAGCAAGCATACGCAATTCAGGCAGGACGTGAAGTTCGGGTAATGGTTGAACCAGATGAAATTTCGGACAACCGAATTACTGTTTTAGCACGTGATATTCGAAATCAGGTTGAAAAGGAGCTTGATTACCCGGGAAATATTAAGATTACTGTTATTCGGGAAAAACGTGTTGTTACAATTGCAAAATAA
- a CDS encoding FAD-dependent oxidoreductase, translated as MIVNNKISWDANYDVIVIGFGGAGATAARFAADKNAKVLLIDRAPEGHEGGNTRYSGQIVEAGYDFAKLKKYYQQMTAPLDLDEKVLDKYISGMVELPEYFEKYLGKKAFSVRKNPDNKNVALLAYMAVEYPEFAGADTSDDLLVHDRIFDAALWKILRQNVLDRKNKIDVLYDTPAKHLLQAEDRTILGVQIENNGKEFNVKANNGVVMALGGFENNEQMIQDYLGETNLLPYGTLYNNGDGIKMAIEVGADLWHMNNYEPGGSVNFAANKGERAYSIMGWSALFSGSLITIGDDGTRYVPEDDATRHGHRYNHGIWRIPLAQVHPHMIFDQKKYDELMDSNNADFQKQIMSKVIKSDSIEGLAEKIAVKPEVLRKTIEEYNFFVDQGVDYQCGRSPKTMTKISMTGPFYALAQQHTMLNTQGGPRRNENAEILDTEQKVIPHLYGAGELGHIGANQYNGGGDVADCLIFGKIAGENAAKVKEADAVSAASETKSWQNADFPASDLNEKTYATTENQYIGKSTSGMGNEIVVRITVDDGKQLKNIEILQESESPDYGEKALKQLQKEMLEKNTSDVDVVSGASSTSRAFKEAVASALEKANK; from the coding sequence ATGATTGTGAATAATAAAATATCATGGGATGCAAATTATGACGTGATTGTGATCGGATTTGGTGGTGCTGGTGCAACTGCTGCACGTTTCGCGGCAGATAAAAATGCTAAAGTTTTACTGATCGATCGTGCACCAGAAGGTCACGAAGGCGGTAATACACGTTACAGTGGACAAATTGTTGAAGCTGGTTATGATTTTGCCAAACTAAAAAAATATTATCAACAAATGACAGCACCTTTAGATTTAGACGAAAAAGTTTTGGATAAATATATTTCTGGAATGGTAGAACTGCCTGAATATTTTGAAAAGTATTTGGGTAAAAAGGCTTTTAGTGTAAGAAAAAATCCAGATAATAAAAATGTGGCATTATTAGCTTATATGGCAGTTGAATATCCGGAATTTGCAGGTGCGGACACGAGTGATGATTTGTTAGTGCATGATCGGATCTTTGACGCTGCTTTATGGAAAATTTTACGCCAAAATGTGCTGGACCGTAAAAACAAAATTGATGTTCTTTATGATACTCCGGCTAAACATTTACTTCAGGCTGAAGACAGGACAATTTTGGGTGTTCAAATTGAGAATAACGGCAAAGAATTTAATGTCAAAGCAAATAATGGTGTTGTAATGGCACTTGGTGGCTTTGAAAATAATGAGCAAATGATCCAAGACTATTTAGGAGAAACCAATTTATTACCATACGGTACTCTATATAATAATGGTGACGGAATTAAAATGGCGATTGAAGTAGGTGCAGATTTGTGGCACATGAATAATTATGAGCCAGGCGGTTCTGTTAACTTTGCTGCTAACAAGGGTGAAAGAGCATATAGCATAATGGGTTGGAGTGCACTGTTTAGTGGATCACTAATTACGATTGGCGATGATGGCACCCGTTATGTTCCTGAAGATGATGCTACTAGGCATGGTCATCGTTATAATCATGGTATTTGGCGGATACCGTTAGCACAGGTTCACCCTCATATGATTTTTGACCAAAAGAAATACGATGAATTGATGGATTCTAATAATGCAGATTTTCAAAAGCAAATAATGTCCAAAGTGATAAAATCTGATTCAATTGAAGGCTTAGCAGAAAAAATTGCCGTTAAGCCTGAAGTATTGAGAAAAACGATTGAAGAGTACAATTTCTTTGTTGATCAAGGCGTTGATTATCAATGTGGCAGAAGCCCTAAGACAATGACCAAGATTTCAATGACTGGTCCGTTTTATGCTTTGGCGCAGCAACATACCATGCTGAATACACAGGGTGGACCGCGTCGTAACGAGAATGCAGAAATTTTGGATACCGAGCAAAAAGTTATTCCGCATCTGTATGGTGCTGGAGAATTAGGCCATATTGGTGCTAACCAATATAATGGCGGTGGAGATGTGGCTGATTGCTTAATCTTTGGTAAAATTGCGGGTGAAAATGCTGCTAAAGTGAAAGAAGCTGATGCAGTTAGTGCTGCTAGCGAAACTAAATCTTGGCAAAATGCTGACTTCCCAGCTTCGGATTTGAATGAAAAGACCTATGCAACAACTGAAAATCAATATATAGGCAAGTCAACTAGCGGCATGGGCAATGAAATTGTAGTTCGGATTACGGTTGATGACGGAAAACAGTTGAAGAATATTGAAATTTTACAAGAAAGTGAATCACCAGATTATGGTGAAAAAGCTTTAAAGCAATTGCAAAAAGAAATGCTTGAAAAAAACACAAGCGATGTAGATGTTGTTTCCGGGGCTTCATCGACTAGTCGGGCATTTAAGGAAGCAGTTGCTAGTGCATTAGAAAAAGCAAATAAGTAA
- the pgsA gene encoding CDP-diacylglycerol--glycerol-3-phosphate 3-phosphatidyltransferase: MNLPNKLTVFRIFLIPVFALIVIFGGNAHVQVAGTTVYWKLVVAAVVFAGASATDWFDGHIARSRNMVTNFGKFADPLADKMLTMTAFIFLISLNLAPAWIVAIIVCRELAVTGLRLILAENKGQVMAAKMPGKIKTTCQMLSIIFLLIGDFYHIGTILLYLALIFTIYSGYDYFHQSWGVFKGSM; this comes from the coding sequence ATGAATTTACCTAATAAATTAACGGTTTTTAGAATATTTTTGATACCAGTGTTTGCGCTGATTGTGATTTTTGGGGGTAATGCCCATGTACAGGTAGCTGGAACGACAGTTTACTGGAAATTGGTAGTTGCAGCGGTTGTGTTTGCTGGAGCTTCGGCCACCGATTGGTTTGATGGGCATATCGCGCGTTCACGCAACATGGTAACAAACTTTGGTAAATTTGCCGACCCGCTAGCCGATAAGATGCTAACGATGACCGCCTTTATTTTCCTGATTTCGTTGAATTTAGCTCCTGCTTGGATAGTGGCAATCATTGTCTGCCGTGAGCTTGCCGTAACGGGCTTGCGCCTGATTTTAGCCGAAAATAAGGGTCAGGTGATGGCTGCTAAAATGCCAGGGAAGATAAAAACGACCTGTCAGATGTTGTCGATTATCTTTTTGCTAATTGGTGATTTTTACCATATTGGTACCATTTTGCTTTATCTGGCATTAATCTTTACCATTTACTCCGGCTATGATTATTTCCATCAATCATGGGGTGTTTTCAAGGGTTCGATGTAA